The Littorina saxatilis isolate snail1 linkage group LG13, US_GU_Lsax_2.0, whole genome shotgun sequence genome contains a region encoding:
- the LOC138945847 gene encoding uncharacterized protein: MNDYSVPESVKFQTLSDACQMAKTGFWCAKVDLKAAYRSLSIHPENYSVTGLKWTFGADKHPTYLFDSRLPFGSNVGPSCFHRLSQAVRRCMARKGMKGLVAYIDDFFLTAETKEECQSMLLTLIRLLRELGFNISWHKVVGPTQRITFLGVDIDTRDCTLSLGNDKRRQLQHKLRQFQHKQRASKQQLQSLAGSLNWASFVIRGGRFFLRRILDAIKPLQQQKHKTRLTRDFHQDLQWWLSFLHVFNGTVYYVYYSQQQKQHEHVDACNVAVGAFYQGVASDSVDLSLKQELVGEVAYYRGHTFADSTNKSPSEQTVAQYAAYLARRLKPTLLE, encoded by the exons ATGAACGATTATTCAGTGCCAGAATCAGTCAAGTTTCAAACACTATCAGACGCATGTCAGATGGCAAAGACAGGATTCTGGTGTGCAAAAGTAGACCTCAAGGCAGCATACAGGTCTTTGTCCATCCATCCAGAGAACTATAGCGTGACAGGGTTGAAGTGGACTTTTGGTGCAGATAAACACCCCACCTACTTGTTCGACAGCAGATTACCTTTTGGTAGTAATGTAGGACCCTCTTGTTTCCATAGGCTCTCACAAGCTGTGCGAAGATGTATGGCTAGGAAAGGGATGAAAGGACTTGTAGCATATATTGATGATTTCTTTCTAACAGCGGAAACAAAAGAGGAGTGTCAAAGCATGCTCCTTACTCTAATACGATTGCTTAGGGAATTAGGGTTTAACATTAGCTGGCACAAAGTGGTGGGGCCTACCCAGCGCATAACGTTCCTGGGTGTGGACATCGACACCAGGGACTGCACCCTGTCCTTGGGGAACGACAAGCGGCGACAGCTACAGCACAAGCTACGGCAGTTTCAGCACAAGCAGCGCGCAAGCAAGCAGCAGCTACAGAGTCTGGCAGGCTCTCTCAACTGGGCGTCATTTGTGATTCGGGGAGGGAGATTTTTTCTCCGTCGCATCTTGGACGCAATCAAACCTTTACAGCAGCAGAAACACAAAACGCGATTAACTAGAGACTTCCATCAAGATCTACAGTGGTGGTTGTCTTTCCTCCATGTTTTTAACGGCACGGTGTACTACGTCTACTACAGCCAGCAGCAAAAACAACATGAGCATGTTGATGCATGCAATGTGGCTGTAGGAGCCTTTTATCAAG gtgtggCCTCTGACAGCGTGGATCTGAGCCTGAAACAAGAGTTAGTGGGGGAAGTGGCGTACTATCGCGGCCACACCTTCGCTGACagcacaaacaagtcgc CATCAGAACAAACTGTAGCCCAGTACGCTGCGTACTTGGCTCGGCGGTTAAAACCGAC TTTGCTGGAGTAA